A single window of Loxodonta africana isolate mLoxAfr1 chromosome 10, mLoxAfr1.hap2, whole genome shotgun sequence DNA harbors:
- the SEMA6D gene encoding semaphorin-6D: protein MKSLLCAYMLLLMTSQLRAVSFPEDDEPLNTVDYHYSRQYPVFRGRPSGNESQHRLDFQLMLKIRDTLYIAGRDQVYTVNLNEIPKTEVIPSKKLTWRSRQQDRENCAMKGKHRDECHNFIKVFVPRNDEMVFVCGTNAFNPMCRYYRLNTLEYDGEEISGLARCPFDARQTNVALFADGKLYSATVADFLASDAVIYRSMGDGSALRTIKYDSKWIKEPHFLHAIEYGTYVYFFFREIAVEHNNLGKAVYSRVARICKNDMGGSQRVLEKHWTSFLKARLNCSVPGDSFFYFDVLQSITDIIQINGVPTVVGVFTTQLNSIPGSAVCAFSMDDIEKVFKGRFKEQKTPDSVWTAVPEDKVPKPRPGCCAKHGLAEAYKTSIDFPDETLSFIKSHPLMDSAVPPIADEPWFTKTRVRYRLTAIAIDHSAGPYQNYTVIFVGSEAGMVLKVLAKTSPFSLNDSVLLEEIEAYNHAKCNADSEEDRKVISLQLDKDHHALYVAFSSCVIRIPLSRCERYGSCKKSCIASRDPYCGWLSQGACGRVTPGMLVGGYEQDTEYGNTAHLGDCHEILPTSATPDYKIFGGPTSDMEVSSSSVTTMASIPEITPKVIDSWKPKLTSSRKFVVQDDPNTSDFTDPFSGVRWEVQSGESNQMVHMNVLITCVFAAFVLGAFIAGVAVYCYRDMYVRKSRKIHKDAESAQSCTDSSGSFAKLNGLFDSPVKEYQQNIDSPKLYSNLLTSRKELPPNGDTKSMVVDHRGQPPELAALPTPESTPVMHQKTLQAMKSHSDKAHGHGASRKEASQFFPSSPPPHSPLSHGHIPSAIVLPNATHDYNTSFSNSNAHKAEKKLQNIDHPLTKSSSKRDHRRSVDSRNTLNDLLKHLNDPNSNPKAIMGDIQMAHQTLMLDPVGTMSEVPPKVPNREASLYSPPSTLPRNSPTKRVDVPTTPGVPVTSLERQRGYHKNSSQRHSISAMPKNVNSPNGVLLSRQPSVNRGGYMPTATGAKVDYIQGTPVSVHLQPSVSRQSSYTSNGTLPRTGLKRTPSLKPDVPPKPSFVPQTTSVRPLNKYTY, encoded by the exons ATGAAGTCCCTCCTTTGTGCCTACATGCTCCTGCTTATGACTTCCCAGCTGAGGGCAGTCAGCTTTCCTGAAGATGACGAGCCCCTTAACACCGTTGACTACCACT ATTCAAGGCAATATCCAGTTTTTAGAGGACGCCCTTCAGGCAATGAATCGCAGCACAGGCTGGACTTTCAGCTGATGTTGAAAATTCGAGACACACTTTATATTGCTGGCAG GGACCAAGTTTATACAGTGAACTTAAATGAAATCCCCAAAACAGAAGTAATACCAAGCaag AAACTGACATGGCGGTCAAGACAACAGGATCGCGAGAACTGTGCCATGAAAGGCAAACACAGA GATGAATGCCACAACTTTATTAAAGTATTTGTTCCAAGAAACGATGAGATGGTGTTCGTTTGTGGTACCAATGCGTTTAATCCCATGTGTAGATACTACAGG TTGAATACCTTAGAGTATGATGGGGAAGAAATCAGTGGCCTGGCAAGATGCCCATTTGATGCCAGACAAACCAACGTTGCCCTCTTTGCCG ATGGGAAGCTGTATTCTGCCACAGTCGCTGACTTCCTGGCTAGTGATGCTGTTATTTATCGAAGCATGGGCGATGGATCTGCCCTTCGCACAATCAAATATGATTCCAAATGGATAAAAG AGCCACACTTTCTTCATGCCATAGAGTATGGAACCTATGTCTATTTCTTCTTTCGAGAAATTGCCGTAGAACATAACAATTTAGGCAAG GCTGTATATTCCCGTGTGGCCCGTATATGTAAAAATGACATGGGTGGCTCCCAGCGGGTCCTGGAGAAGCACTGGACTTCCTTTCTAAAGGCTCGGCTCAACTGTTCTGTCCCCGGAGATTCGTTTTTCTACTTTGATGTTCTGCAGTCTATAACAGACATAATACAGATCAATGGTGTCCCCACTGTGGTTGGCGTGTTCACCACACAACTCAACAG CATCCCTGGCTCTGCGGTATGTGCATTCAGCATGGATGACATTGAAAAAGTATTCAAAGGACGGTTTAAAGAGCAGAAAACTCCAGATTCTGTTTGGACAGCGGTCCCTGAAGACAAAGTACCAAAGCCAAG GCCTGGCTGTTGTGCAAAGCATGGCCTTGCTGAAGCTTATAAAACCTCCATCGATTTCCCTGATGAAACCCTGTCGTTCATCAAGTCCCACCCCCTGATGGACTCTGCCGTTCCCCCCATTGCTGACGAGCCCTGGTTCACAAAGACTCGGGTCAG GTACAGACTGACAGCCATCGCCATCGACCACTCTGCCGGACCCTACCAGAACTACACAGTCATCTTCGTTGGCTCTGAAGCTGGCATGGTACTTAAAGTTTTGGCAAAGACCAGTCCTTTCTCTTTGAATGACAGTGTATTACTGGAAGAAATTGAAGCTTACAACCACGCAAA GTGCAATGCTGACAGTGAGGAGGACAGAAAAGTCATCTCATTGCAACTAGATAAAGATCACCATGCTTTATATGTGGCATTCTCTAGCTGTGTGATTCGGATCCCCCTCAGTCGCTGTGAACGCTATGGATCATGTAAAAA GTCTTGTATTGCATCTCGTGACCCATATTGCGGCTGGTTAAGCCAGGGAGCCTGTGGTAGAGTGACCCCGGGGATGCT CGTTGGAGGATATGAACAAGACACCGAATATGGCAACACGGCCCACCTGGGGGACTGCCATG AAATTTTGCCTACTTCAGCTACACCAGATTACAAAATATTTGGAGGTCCAACATctg ACATGGAGGTATCTTCGTCTTCTGTTACCACAATGGCAAGTATCCCAGAAATTACACCTAAAGTGATTGATTCCTGGAAACCTAAACTGACGAGCTCCCGGAAATTTGTAGTTCAAGATGACCCCAATACTTCTGACTTTACTGATCCTTTCTCAG GTGTTCGATGGGAAGTCCAGTCTGGGGAGTCCAACCAGATGGTCCACATGAACGTCCTCATCACCTGTGTCTTTGCCGCTTTTGTTTTGGGTGCATTCATTGCAGGTGTGGCAGTGTATTGTTATCGTGACATGTATGTTCGGAAATCCAGAAAGATCCATAAAGATGCAGAATCTGCCCAGTCGTGCACCGACTCCAGTGGAAGTTTTGCCAAACTGAATGGTCTCTTCGACAGTCCAGTTAAGGAATATCAACAGAATATCGATTCTCCCAAGCTGTACAGTAACCTGCTAACCAGTCGGAAAGAGCTGCCACCCAATGGAGACACTAAATCCATGGTGGTGGACCATCGAGGCCAACCTCCAGAGCTGGCTGCCCTCCCCACACCCGAGTCTACACCTGTGATGCACCAGAAGACCCTGCAGGCCATGAAGAGCCACTCAGACAAGGCCCACGGCCATGGAGCTTCAAGAAAAGAAGCCTCCCAGTTTTTTCCTTCTAGTCCTCCGCCTCACTCCCCCTTAAGTCATGGGCACATCCCCAGTGCCATTGTTCTCCCTAATGCTACTCATGACTACAACACGTCTTTCTCAAACTCCAATGCTCACAAAGCTGAAAAGAAGCTTCAAAACATTGACCACCCTCTTACAAAGTCATCCAGCAAAAGGGATCACCGGCGTTCCGTAGATTCCAGAAATACCCTCAATGATCTCCTGAAGCATCTAAATGACCCAAATAGTAACCCCAAAGCCATCATGGGAGACATCCAAATGGCCCACCAGACCCTAATGCTGGATCCTGTGGGAACTATGTCTGAGGTCCCACCTAAGGTCCCTAACCGGGAGGCATCCCTGTACTCTCCTCCTTCAACTCTTCCCAGAAATAGCCCAACCAAGCGAGTGGACGTCCCCACCACTCCTGGAGTCCCAGTGACTTCTCTGGAAAGACAAAGGGGCTATCACAAAAATTCCTCGCAGAGGCACTCTATATCGGCTATGCCTAAAAATGTAAACTCACCAAATGGTGTTTTGTTATCCAGACAGCCCAGTGTTAACCGTGGAGGATACATGCCCACCGCCACAGGGGCAAAGGTGGACTATATTCAGGGGACACCAGTGAGTGTTCACCTGCAGCCTTCCGTCTCCAGGCAGAGCAGTTACACCAGTAATGGCACCCTCCCTAGGACGGGACTAAAGAGGACACCGTCCTTAAAACCTGATGTGCCACCAAAGCCTTCATTTGTTCCTCAAACCACGTCAGTCAGACCACTGAACAAATACACTTACTAG